DNA sequence from the Anomalospiza imberbis isolate Cuckoo-Finch-1a 21T00152 chromosome 14, ASM3175350v1, whole genome shotgun sequence genome:
tgggagatgctctgctcagagggaggagccaagcattcctacctggatataatcttgagtttctggaaTACCAGCACggcttttcctgcactggatttcccagaggaacagctgcctcttccactggaTTTTCAAAGGAAGACTACACCTTCTCTagaggatcactgctccaacaaaACCAtacctgacactccaggagggctgcagccGTAATTCCCAATTGGACTGCcgccaacaccctgaccaacagaGTGTCatgttgtattctgactctgtcagtgctGTTTTGGTTCACtgaattgtttattttatctttttattttcttccctaataaaaaactgttattcctgctcccatatttttgcctgagagccccccttaatttcaaatttataacagtttggagggagggggtctacattttttccatttcaggggaggctcctgccttccttagcagacacctgtctttccaaaccaagacacagTGTAAGCTGCAAGACTCAGCCACACCACAGCTGCCTCattcttttggggaaaaaagcaacCTTTGTCCTTACACATGTCCAGATTCTTGCATTTGAACATTAGGTGCTGGTGGCCTCactggtttgttggttttttttttttttttgttttttttttttttttttgttttgcaatcAAGTATTTCCTATATATTTGTGTatgtctttatttatttatttatttaataaggCTCCTATATTCAGTGTGAGACACTGAAATTATTTCCACTTATATTTTAGGATAATATCCCTGAAGACATTCTTGCCATTGTGTTCTCTGTTTTCAGCATGAGGGAAATGGAAGCCAATTCTCAGTTACAGGATTGTTCAGCTCTCACAGGCACTGTTCAGACTGTGGATTTGCTTCCATACAGTTTTGGAAACCTACATTACAGGCATACAGAACTTCCCCACATCTCCATAAATTTTGATGCTTTTGTTTTGAGAGGATCTGATGCTTCACAGGTGGTTAAAAAATATCCAGCATTGTCATTTTTGCTACAAAATAATTGAAGATCTCATGACACATTTACTCTAAGTGTTTGCATTTTAAGGATATATTTTAAACCAACAGTGACTAAAACCTCAGAGCAGAGTATTTTTAAACAGCTGTGAAAAAATACAACATATTTAAGAAATGTACTGTAAGCATGTCCCAGAGTACCCTGGTATTTTAATAGGCAAGCAAATGTGCTTTTTGACAAATGAAAAACTACAAGTTTGGTGTTTTAAGTAGATAACAAAGGTTCTCTGTTTGCTGGGGGCAAAAAGCCATCCTTATGGATTAGCAAGGTCAGGTTTTTCCTAACTGTCTGCCTGACCTGACAGACCCACCACAGGATACAGCCCAGCAAAGGCAGGAGAGCCTAACGAGCCATGAATAAATACGTAACGATATGGACTATGAAGAATACCGGTGCTGTGTAATACCTGCTTTATAAAACCAGAGATCACTTCTACCTGTAGGCTTGACTCTTGATAAAGCAGAAGGGGACACAGAAGTGAAATATTTCACAGAGGAAGCATTTTGCAGTGCTCCTAAAGTctctgtacttttttttttcttctgtagcaGAAGCTTTTAAAAGCTTTGTTTTCTAGGGGTTTTACCTCGTGTGTCTCTTGCCCATGAGTTACTTCTTGGGGATTTTCCTGTGAgatccctgtgctgggctgcagacTAGGCACTGCAATTCAGATGTTATTTGAGAGCTAAAGAAAAGCAGCTGGGCAGGTGGAGCAAAGGGATAAAACAGAATGTGCTGGAAACTTCCAGCACTATTTTTTTTAGGGGCACAAAAATTATACTAATCTTTTCAACCACCACAATAAATAACTGGGGAAGTGGccggggggaagggggggcatGCAGGAGAATAAATAAACATAGATGAGGAAGCAAAATGTGGCAGCCAGTCCCCCACCTGCCTGCAGCTcgcagctggcagagctccgcagcagggctggccctgAGCAGAGAGGAGCATAAACCAGTTCACCAGGTGAGAAATGCACACAATGACTTCTCCGTCCTCTCCTCACCCCTTTCCTCTTAGGCAAGAGGGGGAGAGGCTTATTTCCCAGCCAAGAGAATAATAAGAAGACTATTAATAATACCTTCCTCTGCCAGCTAAGAATCTCAAAGAATTTCACAGTCATTAATTAATCCCTGCACAAGTCTGGTGAGGTGGGGACAGTCAGTGTCATTATCCTTGCTTTAAAGCATCGAATTTTGAAGATGTACATCTGCCAGAGCAGGCATCTGCTTTTCCCACCCCCATCCAGTGGATAGGTTTCCCCTCGGGGaccagctgtccctgcctgctgcatGTCTGGCACTCCTGCAGGCCTTGCTTTTACAGACCCTTGTGTCCCCATCTTCTGcaggctgtgtgtgctgtgccaCCCCATCCGCCTTGCCTCCCCTCCCCATCCTTATCCACCAGAGGTTTCTCCGTGGATCGGCTCAGCCGGAGCCAGACGAGGGCTGCCAGGATATCCTGGGCACTGCGTATCATTGGCTTCCCTGCATGTCTGTCAAGTGATGAGCCAGATAAGCggcttccctctcctgccctcGCTCGGGGGTCCAGGGCAGTCACCCCTGCATCCCccgctgctcctgctgcaagGCGGGAGAGCCCTAAAGcacctccctgcctgctgccccaCTTACCATCTCATTGTAGGCATCCCTGCTGAGCCGGGGGGTCAGTTTGATCGTCCCCATGAAGACGAAGAAGAGCCCCAGGGCCACCGAGAGGGCGACAATGGTGATGGTCCTGGGAGATGCCATGGAGCCGCAGGGATCCGCTCCTAGCGAGGCCTTGTGGCTCTGGCTGGCAGCCCGGGTGGGAGGGAGTCCGTCACCATTGAAGGCTGTAGGAATAAagctgcagaggcaggaggaTGACAGCGGGAGGGGATCCAGCCTCCTCCACTCAGCAACCCCTGGGTCCTaaagccctgcagccagagctaGGCAGCTCTAGCACTGGAGCGCAAGAGGAACTCATCCTGTTTCTTTGCGTGTTCCATAAATCACCCACAGAAACCCGAAACGGAGTCCATTCTAGGGATGTGGGACGGCAGCCAAAGGCAGAGCACAGTTATTCATTAGTGGGAAAACAAGGACATGGTAGCAGAGGGCACAGGAGTAACGTGCTGTGGAGAAGTGGGCAGGGGTCTCTTGTACAAAGAGAGCTTCAGATATTCAGATGCTCATACATAGCAAACAGCATATTGCTTCATTTATTTAcaccaggaaagaaaaagaaatgttttgtccctgtggacaggaacattttcTCTCCTGGAACCTGATGCTCAAATGGGAAAGTGAGGCCACTTGTATCACCCTGATAAAACTTATCCTGTATGTTCAGCTATCCAGAGGCTAgtggaaatgtttttaaaatcctCTGTTACTTTCTGATTTAAAGTCATTGTCTCCCCTGCAATTAATGCAACAAATTTCCTTTTGACCAAAAACTAGTAGAAATCTATTCAGATCTCACAGTGAGAAACCAAGGTACAATTCCATGAAACAGAACTGCTGCAATATTGTATCCTTTGGTataaaatgaaagcaagagGCTGCAACAGTGTGTAAAAATCTATACTCATGGGATAGTGCAAGAATGACACTTCCTATGCCTGTCAGGAATCTCATCATTGCTGCCTTTATGGTGTAGTAATTCTTAAATCCTAAACACATGTATTTTGAGCCCCTATGGCTTGAGAACTGGTTGCTGTTGTTATTCAAAACTGAGGTCTGGAATTAAAAGTCTGAAAAATACAGGCAACTCTCCCAGTTTCCTTGGGAGTTTATCAGCCTTGATTCAAAACATAATGGGACTCAGACAACACAAGGGAACTCTGCTCATTTAGACTCCTCTTCACATTACAGCAGCTCCATCTCTGAAGAGCTGGAGAAATATAACACTGTGAGCAGAACAGGACACAtacaaaacagaagaaacattttaattagCTATTGCAGAACatcctgaagaaaaatattgcagCTGACGTTTTCGCAGGGCACTTCATGTTTAGGCATCAGCAGTCATTAATGGAGAAGGGGGAGGCAGATGTGAAAAGAGAGACACTGAAATCTGTtctctttgtttcattttatagaAAAATCTCATTGTCGAagctggtgcctcctctgggcaGGGACCCCAACAAAGGAATCCCTGTGCTTTCATACTCTTCTAACTTAAATCTCCCACAACCGCTGTGACCAGTGGAAAATCAGTCTGATGTCTTCTCATTGTTCATTGGTTTGTGCAGAGTTTGTGGGTGAGAAGCCATCCAcacccagccagggctggaagTCCCATGTCCTTTGTCAGGCACAAGGTCAGCGCCCATTCACGGCTCCTTGCCTGGGGCTCCAGCGATTTCCCACTATTCAGGGCACAATTTGCATATAGCTCGAACACCGAGCTACATATTCCTCAACTCAGAGAGAATgtcttttccaggctgctttAACCAGCAGCCCAAGGTTTGCAGGGGAAGGAAGGGTGATGAAATGCTACAGAGAACCTTTTCACCCCAGAAATCCAAGTAGTTCTTTACAGAACAGTGTTGCTAGGCAACCCAAagtaagagaaaaaacaaaattatttctttttatacaACTGCACAGAAAATAAGTTAAAATCCTAACTACATTGGCTCTTCAGGACAGGAGGAGGTTACTTCCCAAGCTGTCAGAGCTCATTCCTGCCTCCTTGTCAGCGGGTGAACAGCAGCACCAGTTCACAGTGAACAGTGTGAGGAAACATGTCAAAAGGaacagccagcacagggacaaaTGGCTCCCCTGCCAGCTTCTTCCGTGGGTCAGGTGGGCAGCACAGCCTGTGGAAAGCAAAGAGCATCCTTTAGACCAGGAGCAGAAGCCTTCCCACCACTGGTATCACAATCCAAGGGGGACCCACAAAGGAGGTATCATGTGTTTGACAAACATTCCTCAGAATCTTCAGCTGACACTGACTGAGGTGTGGAGCCATCAATACTGAATCCCCAACCAGCTCTGAAAACCTCAGGGACAAACTGAACAGTCAGTGGCAAGTTCAAAGCTCCTTTTCCCACAAGCCACCCAGCTGAAAGACACTCAATTTTCAGTTTTGCACTGCCCTTATGGCTGCCTGCAGACAGATTTATCACCTGGGTCTATCCCAGCTAAAGGCTGACCAGATAAAGCTACACGATTAACCCCTAAGCAGGTGACAAATCCCCTTGGCTTCACTTTCTTGGCAAGGGCCAACCTTCCTGCAGTGCACCCCATGGGCTCTGTATCTCACAaccagatgtgatttttttttcagaaggatGCACAATGTCATTATGCCACGTTTGAATTATTCTCTATTCCTCACTGATGCCTTGTCTGGGCTTAACAGGGTCTGTCACTGAGATcaagagagaggaggagagcGCTCACTCGAGGAAGTTCCTCATGGCTTCGCCCTCTGGCTTGCAGGAGATGTAGAGCAGCCTGCGGATGGCCCTGCAGTTGCGGATGGCTCGCACGACCCTGTAATCTGCAAAAACAGACAGCCTGCTTTCCCACcaccaccctgagctctccagaaGGAAGTAATTACACAGCATCACAGATCTGTCAAAAATacttgttggggaagatgaaataggaaaaccttataaatatgattgcctggcaaaagatgtggaaaatacagacattgagatgagaactagatctgaaatagcaaaccttgactactgaataactagaaaacaatagtatagccaggttgaaagcaatccccccttctgattaaacaacgccctttacctgcagataggtccaaaggtcaaatggaatgctctgtctcaccccaatgtctggttcatcccacacctgtgaccctcccctgcagtatcaggtatctgtgaccccattggcccaagtcctgttccagcccaccctgaagccccctgataaggtgtgcccgagggaccggacgctctcttggaccttcccctgggaccctcacctggaaccctcgctccctctctctccctctccctctctccctgggcctgccacgagttgtgcctggcaactccaagcagggcctttcccccctttgaataaaccacatcttccaagacctgacttcagagatctctcatccatccaaaccgtcctggagtcccgcgctctctaCAAATACAGATGCATATTTTGCTATGTTCTGTCTCAGATGAAGTCCCTCAGGACTGCTGACCCACACTGCTGAGAGCTTGGCCAATTTggcaggcagggcagagcaATGGGAGAAGTCCCTCTGCTTCCCAGGAGGATGGAGGATGAGagaaaaaatgttaattaagCAAAGGCATATAAAACCTTCCACACACACTTGTGAGAGTGCATCTGGGCACCAGGACCAGTGTGTGACTTCCCAGTACACACTCCAGGGGAGACCACTGAGACAGTTTGAGGGCTGTGTTATGcagcctggggaaaagaaaagcaaagatcCATTTACCATCTTCAGGGATCTCATGGGGGATTACAGATAACTGAGAAACTTCTCAAAGGGGCATGAGAAGAGGATGAGAAACAATAGATGTATGGCAGTGAGGAAAAACACTGATTAAATATATTAGGGAAAACATTTTCAGGAGAGGGGATACACCCTTGGATACATTCAGACCTCAGGCAGGCTTTATATCCCTATGCAACCTCATACAATTCTGAAGTTGGCCTTGCTATAGTTGGGAGATTGCACCACaaacctccagaggtcccttctcTCTTAAATAATTGTGTGAGCCtgtgaaagatggaaaaaagaTTAGAGGTAAAGAGAAAGCATGATGAAGGCACTGAAAACAGCAGACTTATGGGATTTTAGCTGCTGTCAGCAACAAGAAACGAAAGACTAAGCAAGGAAAGGGTTTGGAGCCAGTACAGCAGGTCTCACAGAACTTGTTCAAAACTCTCTGTTTACAAGATGGaaataaacagcattttctcTCACGTAGGCCAGCCCGAGAAGGGTTCACCACAGCAACAAGCGGTCGGGCATCCTCCCACGATGCCAAGAGCTGTGGTAACACAGCCTCTGCCTTTCCACTGAGAAACTCACAGTTTGAGATCCCTGTGAAGCAAAAAAGCAACCACATGAACTGAGTCTCACCAAGATTTAAGTATAACATGAACCACCCTTTGCTGTGTGAAGGCAACTGGTTAGGGTTCCTCTGCTCACTTCTACTCTGATTTTTCAGCATTTAGTTTGAAACTTTTTGCCACAGTGAGTTTGAACTCACCATTGAATGCTGCATTCCACTCAGCATCCTCTATAGCCTTCTCCACCACTTCGACACCAATAACTTTGGACACTTGGTGAGCCAGAGAGAGACCAATTGTACCTGGAAacacaggaaacaaaaatattccatACATTCATGCTGAAGAAACAGGCCTTTACATAGCAAGGATGTGCTTTGGAATGCAAAGCCCTGGGAGCCCAGGACCCGACCTGTTCCACAGCAGATGTCAAGGAGGACACTGTCCCCAGTAGCCTGGCAGAGCCTCCCAACTGCCTGGTACAGAACTTCTGCTCCAGCAGTGTTGACTTGGAAAAAGGCGTCTGGAGAGATGCGGAACTTCAGGCCAAGCAGTTCTTCGAAGATGTGCGGTGCTCCGTGGAGGAGCTGGTAGGGGGACTGCTCGTGGGAGCAACGTGTCATGGTGCTGGCAGATCACACAAAAAACAGCTGTTAgaaggcagcagagaggagctggtTTCCATTCCCAGGCTGCTCATGGGCAGTAGAGGAAGGTTCATCCCCCCAGCAACTTATATTTCATGTGAGCCTTTCAACAAGACTAAAGCATTTTGATTCTTTGTAAGGGATCTGTGACTTGCGCAGCCTAAATTTCATTAAAAGGATCAAAATTACTTAGCAGAAGGCAGCATTCCTCAGGTCTATTCCCCAGTTTTGCTGCTAATGTGATTTACTGTCTTGGGATAGTCACTGGAAGTTTTTTCTTCAGGTTTCCCAGACTCATAATTCCCTTGAGGTAGAGCCAAAGTGTGCTCAAATAagtctggaaaaataaaacatgggGCCATCCTAAAGCCACATCTTCAAGAGGGATCCGAACATCTGTCATTCTCTTCCAGCACTCCCTGAACCAGTGGAATTTGGATTTGATCAGAAAGGGCAGAAGAAGGAGGTGGCTTTGTTTCTACCCAGTCCCCCTGTCGAGGCATTTACCTCTCTTGGAAATAAAGTGAAGACAAGGCACAGACTGCTCCAGGCCCACGTGTGAAGAACTCCTTCAGCAATGCTTTCTGAGTAGCCAGTGCCTCCTATCAAGagtgagaaaggaaaagctgcctCTTTGGGTAACCCGATTAGACCCCTCTCCCCAGCAACACACCCAGCAGGCTCAGCTCAGCCAGATGTGCCTCCTGGCCTGTCCTCCACGTGCTCACCTGGCCCAGCTGCTGGGGGTGGAAGGTGATGATAGCCATAGTGTGGCCACAGCGGCTGGTACGAACCACGAGCTCTCGCCAGTGTCCACCTTCGTGGAAGAGGATGCAGGAGTCCAGGGGGGAGTGACAGATGAACTCCTCATAGCACTGAGGGGAGGGAAATGCCACCTTTAGTACCATGAAGACAGCTGCCCTGCTCTTAGCCCCCCAGACAGGCAGCCCTTCCACTGTGgtctgttttttctgtttgatttcAATACACTGGGTGAACACTCCTTCCAGGCTCTTGAAAGACaacacattttaataatttcaatttGCAATTCTTAGGTATTTTAATGGATTGGCAGGAATTCATTGTCACTTGATTAACTTCATTACTCGGGACACGTTATGGGTTGCAATGTTGACATGTGAGTTTTTATAAAAGTATTTATCCACCAACTACAATCAGGCACGAAAACTttcagaacatgaaaatggacttgaaaacacatgaaaatgaaaagcatcaTTAAAATGACAGTGTTCTCCTAAGTAAGAGTTATTGCAGTCTCTCTATTCCACAGTGAAGGGACAGACATAACTTATTTATTTACCTGGGCTACTTGTTTGTGTTTTGAGGGTATGTTCTTCACATGGCTGGCTTTCACACAGACAATATTTCTTTCTGTAGAGAGATGGACAGGAATTTAATTGCTCTGGTTCAGGGCACATAAACCCCTGTAGCATCTGACATGATGAACTGTGGAGAGACCTTTCCCCACCTCCACAGCCCATGCCAGCAGTTTTCTCTGAGTTTCTTTTCCTGCACTGACCTCTGCCAGTTCCTACATACAACCCCAcagttttggggttcccatcTGGTCCTCGGTTCACAGAGAAAGTCGATTTGTTTCGGTAGCCGTTAATGATGGGCTgagggagaaaagaaggaaaagcaaagccttggattaaaagaaaaagcaatggaGGAAAGCCAAACCCCAGCCTGGTTATTCTGTTGCCAACATGGGAAGATGTATATGAATGggcaaaacacagaaacagagcTTGTGCACAAGAACCCCAGTACTGCCCCTTGGGGACAAGAAGTGGCTCTCTGTGACAGTGGTGACAGGTTTAACAGGGAGGCCTTAGGCACAAAAAAAGGGTTCCTAAGCACTGGCAGGCAGTCACAAGCTGCAAGGACTGACTCAGACACACTTTCTGCAAGCAAATGATGCCCCCCATGAGACTGTTGAGCTGTTGAGTGAGAGACTCTTGGCTCAGAAGGAAGAGCATTCCCATGGGACACTCACTGAAGGGaccacaggctgcagaggaCAGCAGAGCCCACCAGGTTTCTGTGCATCTATGCCCAGCTCCTCAAGACGAGATGCCAGTGTCTGCAAAATCTTCCTCTGGCTTTCATATTTTACCTGCAGAGGAGTTCTAAGGCAGAAACACTCACAGGACCACACGATGGTGGGCAGATCCTCATCACCCACCTCCGAGGAGTCCAACAGGAGGGAAAAACTGCAAGTGAAAATATAGCCCCAGAGGAACTCTGCCCTTTTCATAACCACAGCTGCTTGGagaaacaggaagaaagaagaatcCTGTGTCTATGATCCCCAATGCTGTCCTGGAACTCTTTGTCTAACCTGAAGCCCCAGTGAAGCAAAGCAGTCCCACAGAAGACAGGACCACTGTGCAAATGCCCATCCCCTGTACTGCAAGGACCCTCCCAGTTCTAACCCTCACAACAACAGGattaaagcagcagaaaatggagtcTGAACAGTTTGCAGCATTAAGATGCTAGGGACTACTGCTCAAGGGGATAGGAGGGACAGCTGGGGCAGCACAACAGAGAAAAGTCTGTAAACACATCTTACCTGCAGCTGCTCTTGGTAGGGAAGTCTCCACAGTGGTGTCACTGCATTTGCTAACCTGGAAAGCACaaggcagagcccagagctaCTTGAGTCCTGATTCCTATGGCGTAACATCCCTGTCAGCTACTTCATGGGCAGGACTGTCCTGGTGTGAGCTCTGCACCACGCTGCGAACATCCAGACTCCCAGGGAACCACAATGAAATGCACAGGTTTGTGTGTAGCAGGAGGGAATTTCAAGCTGCCCATACTCTCTGACCCGGCCACCCACCAGAGGTAGTTTAGAGATAAACCTCAGAACTTGCCACTACTCATATCCAAAGCAGAACAAGGACAAAACACATAGGagctggttaaaaaaaaaaaaaaacaacaaacaaaaaaaaaaaaaaacagacacaTAGACACATATACCCTAAAAAGAGTCCCCAAAAAGAGGTGAGGCTGATATGATTCAAGCACTCATAACTGAGTCTCTGAGCCCATGGGGAACACCACCCTGCAGCTAGATAAGTTGCAGTTATTGCTTATCTACAATTTCTGGAGCTGCTTCCAAAGCACCCAGTGCCAACTACTCTGAGGTCCAGCACTGCAAATCAAATGGACTATCGCTTTTTGCTCGCTTATCTGCTCCTTTCCTCTCAGAACTTTTCATTTGTCTTCTCCACTATCCTCTCCTCCAGGCAAACGAGCAGAGCTCTGGCTCTTCTATTCCTACCGGGGGGAAGTAAACCCCCCTCAACCCACCACGTTCACAGCTTTAGGGGTTTGCTACTTCGAACGAACGCTTGGTCATTTTGGAAAAGCCATACCTCTCCTCCCAGGAAGGCTCTGGCAGGCTGCGGCTCAGCCCggcctttttcttcccttcccccgGTGCCGCTGCGGTTGTCCGCAGGCCGCGGTGCCGAGCGGGCAGGCTGAGCAgggcgagcggcggcgggcggagccGGCAGCGCGGCGGCCTCAGCGCGCAGGACAGAGCCATGGCGGGGCCCCGAGCAGCGGCGCGGGCCGgagccggccccgctccgggcACCCGCAGGGAGCCGCTCCGGCCGCGGCACCGGGCGGACGGAGCGGTGagagccccgggcccggccccgcgctccccgccccgggccgcccgcggAGCCCCGGCGGGTGCGGCGCGGGGGACGCGGGGCTGAGCTCCCCGCGCTGGGCTGGTCGGGCACGGCCAAGTGTCACAGCAGCTCGCGGCCGCGCTGAGCTGGCCTGGGACGGACGGAAAGCTCGGTGCCCCCCGCCGCCGAGCCTGTCCGAGGGGACACGCAGGGCGGCGGGGAGAgcggcagggagggaggggtggCTGCCGTGTGGCCTCGGCTCGCagggtggctgcagctgggcacaCGCGGTCATGTGGACAGAAGTGCAGGAgcagcctctcccagccagccccggccgtgcctccagcagctgctcagggatCGGAGAGGAGCAGGCAAACACACGGGGTCCTCACTTAATCTCTCCATCACGAAATATTTTCAGCGCTGGAGATTTTCCGAGACAGATGTGGCTTATTTGTTTAGGGACCCCAGGAGTTCTCTTGTCCAAGTGTTTACCTGTCACCCTTTGATGTCACCTAAAATTCCTGCCGCCACACATCCTTTGGCCAAGGGGCTCACCCACTCACTTGCTAGTATTCGGGTGAACTGTTCTTCTGTGAACCTGGCTGCTGGGCTTTCCCCCAAGAGCTCCAGAGCCTGGCCCTGTCCCGCCTGGCTCCGCTCCTCGTCCCGGCGGGGCCGGAGCAGGAGCGCGGGTCCTCCACTCCGCAAGGGGGAGCCACAGCTTCAGTGCTCGCCGCGCTTGGCCACGCCCCGTGGGCGGGGTTATAGCGCATAGCCACGCCCCTCGCGGGCGGTGACAGCTGGGACGCGCCGTCTGCAGAAGCCGCACCCTCGCCACACCCCCCTGCCACGAGAGGCCGGCGCGAGCGCTGATTggccggcggcgcggggcggggcgagcGCTGATTggccggcggcgcgcggcggcgcgcggcccggcgcggcgcgtcAGTTCCGCGCTGGGCCCGCGATGCTGtcggcgggcggcggctccggccccGCCGGGGCGGGCGGCTCCGGGCCGGGGCTCGGCGGCGACGGCGATTTCCTGTCGCGGTACCGGCTGGTGTCGGCCAAGCTGCGGCGGCGGTTCCTGCGGAAACCGAACGTGGCGGAGGCGGCGGAGCAGTTCGCGGCGCTGGCGCGGGAGCTGCGCGCCCAAGAGAGCCTGCCCTACGCCGCCTGGTGCCAGCTGGCCGTGGCGCGCTGCGCCCAGAGCCTGTTCCACGGCCCCGCCGAGGCGGCCGCGCTGGCCGAGGCCGCGCGGCTCTTCCTGCGCCAGGAGCGGGACCTGCGGCAGCGCCTG
Encoded proteins:
- the TRMT2B gene encoding tRNA (uracil-5-)-methyltransferase homolog B isoform X2, giving the protein MLRHRNQDSSSSGLCLVLSRLANAVTPLWRLPYQEQLQVKYESQRKILQTLASRLEELGIDAQKPGGLCCPLQPVVPSPIINGYRNKSTFSVNRGPDGNPKTVGLYVGTGRERNIVCVKASHVKNIPSKHKQVAQCYEEFICHSPLDSCILFHEGGHWRELVVRTSRCGHTMAIITFHPQQLGQEALATQKALLKEFFTRGPGAVCALSSLYFQESTMTRCSHEQSPYQLLHGAPHIFEELLGLKFRISPDAFFQVNTAGAEVLYQAVGRLCQATGDSVLLDICCGTGTIGLSLAHQVSKVIGVEVVEKAIEDAEWNAAFNGISNCEFLSGKAEAVLPQLLASWEDARPLVAVVNPSRAGLHYRVVRAIRNCRAIRRLLYISCKPEGEAMRNFLELCCPPDPRKKLAGEPFVPVLAVPFDMFPHTVHCELVLLFTR
- the TRMT2B gene encoding tRNA (uracil-5-)-methyltransferase homolog B isoform X1, producing MALSCALRPPRCRLRPPPLALLSLPARHRGLRTTAAAPGEGKKKAGLSRSLPEPSWEERLANAVTPLWRLPYQEQLQVKYESQRKILQTLASRLEELGIDAQKPGGLCCPLQPVVPSPIINGYRNKSTFSVNRGPDGNPKTVGLYVGTGRERNIVCVKASHVKNIPSKHKQVAQCYEEFICHSPLDSCILFHEGGHWRELVVRTSRCGHTMAIITFHPQQLGQEALATQKALLKEFFTRGPGAVCALSSLYFQESTMTRCSHEQSPYQLLHGAPHIFEELLGLKFRISPDAFFQVNTAGAEVLYQAVGRLCQATGDSVLLDICCGTGTIGLSLAHQVSKVIGVEVVEKAIEDAEWNAAFNGISNCEFLSGKAEAVLPQLLASWEDARPLVAVVNPSRAGLHYRVVRAIRNCRAIRRLLYISCKPEGEAMRNFLELCCPPDPRKKLAGEPFVPVLAVPFDMFPHTVHCELVLLFTR
- the TRMT2B gene encoding tRNA (uracil-5-)-methyltransferase homolog B isoform X3 — translated: MLRHRNQDSSSSGLCLVLSRLANAVTPLWRLPYQEQLQPIINGYRNKSTFSVNRGPDGNPKTVGLYVGTGRERNIVCVKASHVKNIPSKHKQVAQCYEEFICHSPLDSCILFHEGGHWRELVVRTSRCGHTMAIITFHPQQLGQEALATQKALLKEFFTRGPGAVCALSSLYFQESTMTRCSHEQSPYQLLHGAPHIFEELLGLKFRISPDAFFQVNTAGAEVLYQAVGRLCQATGDSVLLDICCGTGTIGLSLAHQVSKVIGVEVVEKAIEDAEWNAAFNGISNCEFLSGKAEAVLPQLLASWEDARPLVAVVNPSRAGLHYRVVRAIRNCRAIRRLLYISCKPEGEAMRNFLELCCPPDPRKKLAGEPFVPVLAVPFDMFPHTVHCELVLLFTR